The Phycisphaeraceae bacterium genome includes a window with the following:
- a CDS encoding SpoIID/LytB domain-containing protein produces MRSPAFSLLSSLTISRALLLAACALPASTALAVPSALNTIFVQGFGSIPTESQYVPYVTYFENGAASTEALKAQAVAARTYAYYKMETSGGIANGTNDQVYFIPNRGLPQQRHYDAMAATEGEILTFSDTLIAAFYVAGSIPTAGTIVPGSIAQATAASSDPTDTEKWVTYTWENGDLGNNNIGTPLGFQGNPNNPFYRNRGAKSQNGANYMGNQGYSYIDILKYYYGADIQLEQVDQGATPIFNRRSLTDFEGDVGYFGNDALLNQVTNSDLGPGTTFGFTSDAQQGSSAQQITIDLDEAADSENDGFIYRHAAGATLATGFAGQTAGNVLLDAFGSIGFWLKTTTPGLQVALHLDENEQNTESSLIKNVVADGQWRKYEWFLDNPDQWFSRSTGRGGTGSGAVEDRFSLDSIVITGDSDAVVLLDDIFYDPQAVPALPGDFNNTGTLTQVDINLLVANLGDPDYDVDGDFDADFDDIRVWIEDLYGSFFGDATLDGTVDLVDLSILASRFGSSRVWTEGEFNGDGVVDLIDLSLLASNFGNSALVPEPASAGLLSLSILSMIRRR; encoded by the coding sequence ATGCGTTCACCCGCCTTCTCCCTCCTCTCCAGCTTAACGATCTCCCGTGCCCTGCTGCTCGCAGCCTGTGCTCTGCCAGCCTCGACTGCCCTAGCCGTGCCTTCGGCACTCAACACGATCTTCGTTCAGGGGTTCGGGAGCATCCCGACCGAATCCCAGTACGTCCCCTACGTCACTTACTTCGAGAACGGAGCCGCCTCCACCGAGGCCCTCAAGGCCCAGGCCGTCGCCGCTCGCACCTATGCGTACTACAAGATGGAAACGTCTGGCGGCATCGCCAACGGCACCAACGATCAGGTCTACTTCATTCCCAACCGCGGACTCCCCCAGCAGCGGCATTACGACGCCATGGCCGCCACCGAAGGTGAGATCCTCACCTTCTCCGACACCCTGATCGCAGCCTTCTACGTCGCCGGTTCAATCCCTACAGCAGGGACCATCGTTCCCGGCAGCATCGCTCAGGCGACCGCTGCCTCCAGCGACCCCACCGACACTGAAAAATGGGTCACCTACACCTGGGAGAACGGCGATCTTGGCAACAACAACATCGGTACCCCGCTCGGATTCCAGGGCAATCCCAATAACCCCTTCTATCGCAACCGCGGCGCCAAGAGTCAGAACGGTGCCAACTACATGGGCAACCAGGGCTACTCCTACATCGACATCCTCAAGTACTACTACGGGGCTGACATCCAACTCGAGCAGGTTGATCAGGGGGCTACGCCGATCTTCAACCGCAGGAGCCTGACCGACTTCGAGGGTGACGTGGGCTACTTCGGGAACGACGCGCTGCTCAATCAAGTCACCAACAGCGACCTCGGGCCTGGTACCACCTTCGGCTTTACCTCGGATGCACAGCAGGGCTCGTCCGCCCAGCAGATCACCATCGATCTCGATGAAGCTGCAGACAGCGAGAACGACGGCTTCATCTACCGCCACGCGGCCGGAGCCACACTCGCCACCGGCTTCGCCGGTCAGACCGCGGGCAATGTCCTACTCGATGCCTTCGGATCAATCGGCTTCTGGCTCAAGACCACCACACCAGGGCTTCAGGTCGCGCTCCACCTCGACGAGAACGAGCAGAACACCGAGTCATCCCTCATCAAGAACGTCGTCGCTGATGGGCAGTGGCGTAAATACGAGTGGTTCCTCGATAACCCGGACCAGTGGTTTTCTCGATCCACCGGCCGAGGCGGGACCGGGTCCGGTGCCGTCGAAGACCGCTTCTCGCTCGATTCCATTGTGATCACTGGCGACTCCGACGCCGTGGTCCTGCTCGACGATATCTTCTACGACCCCCAGGCCGTCCCCGCACTGCCCGGCGACTTCAACAACACCGGCACTCTGACACAGGTCGATATTAACCTCCTCGTCGCCAACCTCGGCGACCCCGACTACGACGTTGATGGCGACTTCGACGCCGATTTTGATGACATCAGGGTCTGGATTGAGGACCTGTACGGCTCGTTCTTCGGAGATGCCACGCTGGATGGCACCGTTGATCTGGTCGACCTCTCTATCCTCGCATCGCGCTTTGGGAGCAGCCGTGTCTGGACTGAAGGCGAGTTCAATGGCGACGGGGTCGTCGATCTGATCGACCTGTCCTTGCTTGCCTCGAACTTCGGGAACTCTGCCCTCGTGCCAGAACCCGCCAGTGCCGGCTTACTTTCGCTGTCGATCCTGTCGATGATCCGAAGACGCTAG
- a CDS encoding PEP-CTERM sorting domain-containing protein, producing the protein MKKFALAMVASLATAGAAQAAFLIEVDTDGLDDGPFTPSANFAFGGDTGTASTSVAGTAVGLTGGDSLFGGDGSAVDTYTYSYTPGTDADNLVLAAGTALNNAGSFATGLAGGASDTYTFYATWPATTNVSGGDTTFTLNGSDSSSVVLAVLDQNGNDGTWVKLGSAPLTAGVAYTLVQESTAATFVSMRASGVLIEVPEPASAALMALGGLAALRRRSA; encoded by the coding sequence ATGAAGAAGTTTGCTCTTGCAATGGTTGCTTCGCTGGCTACGGCTGGTGCGGCTCAGGCGGCGTTCCTGATCGAAGTTGATACCGATGGTCTCGATGACGGTCCGTTCACGCCGAGTGCCAACTTTGCATTCGGTGGTGACACCGGCACCGCCAGCACCAGTGTCGCGGGCACCGCTGTCGGCCTGACCGGCGGCGATTCGCTGTTCGGTGGCGACGGCTCAGCCGTTGACACCTACACCTACAGCTACACGCCCGGCACCGACGCTGACAACCTGGTCCTGGCTGCTGGCACGGCTCTGAACAACGCGGGTTCCTTTGCCACCGGTCTTGCTGGTGGTGCGAGCGACACCTACACGTTCTACGCTACCTGGCCCGCGACCACGAACGTCTCGGGTGGCGACACGACTTTCACGCTCAACGGCAGCGACTCTAGCTCGGTCGTGCTGGCCGTGCTTGATCAGAACGGTAACGATGGCACTTGGGTCAAGCTCGGCTCGGCTCCGCTGACTGCTGGTGTTGCCTACACCTTGGTCCAGGAGTCTACCGCGGCGACCTTCGTCTCGATGCGTGCTTCGGGCGTCCTCATCGAGGTTCCTGAGCCTGCTTCGGCGGCTCTGATGGCTCTGGGCGGCCTGGCCGCTCTGCGTCGTCGCTCGGCGTAA
- a CDS encoding tRNA-dihydrouridine synthase yields the protein MRTLRIGSFQPASPLLLAPIAGYCDLAFRLVVRSVPGYQGHPTVGLACTDLLCPEALLNESQKSLWLAATCPEDKPVCMQLYGRHPDTLSAAALWAVEHGATTIDLNMGCPVDKVTKKNGGSKLLTEPCLAIEIIQALARTLEPHRVPLTAKIRLGWDDQCLITDTLPPALADAGVSAITVHGRTTEQKFRGSVRLDGITRVVESVKRYHPDVAVIGNGDITSPQDAEQMFNTTGCDGVMIGRGALGQPWVFRDTACYLATGEMPPALSRPERAALVLQHFENLARMRDERVALNTIKRRMSWYSAHLQPWPGLRRDVQDVKSGSQFRDFWAAGVARMADTPEPAAA from the coding sequence ATGAGGACGCTGCGCATCGGCTCCTTCCAGCCCGCCTCCCCCCTGCTGCTCGCACCGATCGCTGGCTACTGCGACCTGGCTTTCCGCCTCGTCGTCCGCTCTGTCCCCGGTTATCAAGGACATCCCACGGTCGGGCTCGCCTGCACCGACCTGCTCTGTCCCGAAGCGCTGCTCAACGAATCCCAGAAATCCCTCTGGCTCGCCGCTACCTGCCCTGAAGACAAGCCCGTCTGTATGCAGCTCTACGGCCGCCACCCCGATACCCTCAGCGCCGCCGCCCTGTGGGCTGTTGAGCACGGCGCGACCACCATCGACCTCAACATGGGCTGCCCCGTTGACAAGGTCACCAAGAAGAATGGCGGCTCCAAACTCCTCACCGAGCCCTGCCTGGCCATCGAGATCATCCAGGCCCTCGCCAGAACCCTCGAACCCCACCGCGTCCCGCTCACCGCGAAAATCCGTCTCGGCTGGGACGATCAGTGCCTCATCACCGACACCCTCCCCCCTGCACTCGCAGACGCGGGGGTCTCCGCCATCACCGTCCATGGCCGCACCACCGAGCAGAAGTTCCGCGGCTCGGTCCGCCTCGATGGCATCACCCGAGTCGTTGAATCCGTCAAGCGCTACCATCCCGATGTCGCCGTCATCGGCAATGGCGACATCACCAGCCCTCAGGACGCCGAGCAGATGTTCAACACCACCGGCTGCGATGGCGTGATGATCGGTCGCGGGGCCCTCGGTCAGCCCTGGGTCTTCCGTGACACCGCCTGCTACCTTGCCACCGGCGAAATGCCCCCGGCTCTGAGCCGACCCGAGCGAGCCGCCCTGGTCCTCCAACACTTCGAGAACCTCGCCCGCATGCGTGACGAACGGGTCGCCCTTAACACCATCAAACGCCGGATGTCCTGGTACTCCGCCCACCTCCAGCCCTGGCCCGGACTCCGCCGCGACGTTCAGGACGTTAAGTCAGGCAGTCAGTTCCGTGATTTCTGGGCCGCTGGTGTCGCTCGCATGGCCGACACCCCCGAACCTGCCGCAGCATGA
- a CDS encoding folylpolyglutamate synthase/dihydrofolate synthase family protein, whose product MPTAKSKPARARSTTPRKSSSRRTSASTGVKSTASSITNYTTAMRWLYEHTDHERMRLVKYDDKTFSLDRMRKLLDLLGNPHEQLKAIQVAGTKGKGSTCTMLASMLDACGLTTGLYTSPHLVDLRERITINSSLISYNDAAEIFKQIASVEKKFGDIPPTFFEIMTAAALIHFAEQAVDVAILETGLGGRLDSVTAVTPLATGITQISLDHTQWLGNDLASIAREKAGIFKKDVPAFSIEQPPEVAAVLKEVAEEVGAPLKFNGKDVDFSYRFEASRELGPHTRVCLTTENSQFDHLAVPLRGEHQAHNCGLALALLDSLKPHGFAMAEQDIIRGLADTKIAGRMEQVWSQPRVVIDGAHNASSIQALIRSLGAHISYDSLVVIFGTGQDKDVNGMLKELSLGADKLIFTKAKGNPRACESSDLLTKFGLLSGKMAQTTDRLDEAVKLAGRAVSRDDLIVVTGSFYLAGEARKLFADATAKRNKAAAAAS is encoded by the coding sequence ATGCCAACCGCTAAATCCAAGCCTGCTCGTGCCCGCAGCACCACGCCGCGGAAGTCATCCTCTCGCCGGACCTCAGCCTCTACAGGCGTCAAGTCCACCGCGAGTTCCATCACCAACTACACCACCGCTATGCGATGGCTCTACGAGCACACCGACCACGAGCGCATGCGTCTGGTCAAGTATGACGACAAGACCTTCAGTCTCGACAGGATGCGCAAGCTCCTCGATCTCCTGGGCAACCCCCACGAGCAGCTCAAGGCGATCCAGGTCGCTGGCACCAAGGGCAAGGGCTCGACCTGCACCATGCTCGCCAGCATGCTCGACGCCTGCGGGCTCACCACCGGTCTCTATACCAGCCCGCACCTCGTTGACCTCCGCGAACGCATTACCATCAACTCCAGCCTCATCAGCTACAACGATGCCGCTGAGATCTTCAAGCAGATCGCCTCGGTCGAGAAGAAGTTTGGCGACATCCCGCCGACGTTCTTCGAGATCATGACCGCCGCCGCGCTGATTCACTTCGCCGAGCAGGCCGTCGATGTCGCCATCCTCGAAACCGGCCTCGGCGGGCGACTCGACTCGGTCACCGCCGTGACGCCTCTCGCCACCGGCATCACCCAGATCTCCCTCGACCACACCCAGTGGCTCGGCAACGACCTCGCTTCGATCGCCCGTGAAAAAGCCGGGATCTTCAAGAAAGACGTGCCCGCCTTCTCCATCGAGCAGCCGCCTGAGGTGGCCGCGGTCCTCAAGGAAGTCGCCGAAGAGGTTGGTGCTCCTCTCAAGTTCAACGGCAAGGACGTGGATTTCTCATACCGTTTTGAAGCCAGCCGGGAACTCGGCCCCCACACGCGCGTCTGCCTCACGACTGAAAACTCTCAGTTCGACCACCTCGCGGTCCCGCTTCGTGGCGAACACCAGGCGCACAACTGCGGGCTCGCCCTCGCCCTACTCGACAGCCTCAAGCCGCACGGCTTTGCCATGGCCGAGCAAGACATCATCCGCGGGCTGGCCGACACCAAGATCGCTGGCCGCATGGAGCAGGTCTGGTCCCAGCCCCGCGTCGTCATCGATGGTGCCCACAACGCCTCCTCGATCCAGGCCCTGATCCGCTCTCTGGGTGCCCACATCAGCTACGACTCGCTCGTCGTGATCTTCGGTACCGGCCAGGACAAGGACGTCAACGGCATGCTCAAAGAACTCTCGCTTGGGGCCGACAAACTGATCTTCACCAAGGCCAAGGGCAACCCTCGAGCCTGTGAGTCGTCCGATCTCCTCACCAAGTTCGGGCTGCTCTCGGGCAAGATGGCCCAGACAACCGATAGACTCGATGAAGCCGTCAAGCTCGCTGGGCGCGCCGTCAGCCGTGACGACCTGATTGTCGTCACGGGCAGCTTCTACCTCGCTGGCGAGGCCCGCAAGCTCTTCGCCGACGCTACCGCCAAGCGGAACAAGGCCGCCGCAGCAGCGTCGTAA
- the serS gene encoding serine--tRNA ligase, with translation MIDLKDLRQNPDRYRQAAHDKAIRVDINALLAFDEQLRQAMTRQQELAAEKNRIGKEIGRVAGQLKKADADQRQALQTEMQTLQERPNQIKAEESEIDAKVASLESQRDALLLKVPQPAAPHVPVAPDESGNVETSAWHPDWFDPRKTFAENKGFEPKSHLELGRDLGLFDFERGVNIAGSRSYVLTGAGMLLHNAVLQAALSFMSIDNGFTAMSVPVLVRDHVMTGTGFFPADKDQAYEIGESQRGGGYDLYLTGTGEVGLMAFHQNEILPAESLPRRYVTLSTCFRREAGSAGKDTAGLYRIHQFDKVEQVVLCEADLDISRQWHKKMIGYVETFMQRLELPYRLLQVCTGDMGPGKVDQIDVETWMPSRGPEDNHGKPLGAYGETHSASQLGDYQTRRLNLRYRDPADPKAKATRFCYSLNNTVCASPRVLIPILELYQNADGSVTVPAPLRPWLGGRETLTADQGLNLPA, from the coding sequence ATGATCGACCTTAAGGACCTCCGCCAGAACCCCGACCGCTACCGCCAGGCCGCCCACGATAAGGCCATCCGGGTCGATATCAACGCCCTCCTGGCATTCGACGAGCAGCTGCGCCAGGCTATGACACGCCAGCAGGAACTGGCCGCCGAGAAAAACCGCATCGGCAAGGAGATCGGTCGTGTGGCTGGCCAACTCAAAAAGGCCGACGCCGACCAGCGACAAGCCCTTCAGACCGAGATGCAGACCCTTCAGGAGCGTCCTAACCAGATCAAAGCCGAGGAATCTGAGATCGACGCCAAAGTCGCCTCCCTCGAATCGCAGCGCGACGCCCTCCTACTCAAAGTCCCCCAGCCCGCGGCTCCGCACGTCCCTGTCGCCCCCGATGAATCCGGTAATGTCGAAACCAGCGCCTGGCACCCCGACTGGTTCGACCCCCGCAAGACCTTCGCCGAGAACAAAGGCTTCGAGCCCAAGTCCCACCTCGAACTGGGCCGCGATCTAGGGCTCTTTGACTTCGAACGTGGCGTCAACATCGCTGGCAGTCGCTCCTACGTCCTCACCGGCGCCGGCATGCTCCTGCACAACGCAGTGCTCCAAGCCGCGCTCTCTTTCATGAGCATCGACAACGGCTTTACCGCCATGTCCGTCCCCGTCCTGGTTCGCGACCATGTGATGACCGGCACCGGCTTCTTCCCCGCAGACAAGGACCAGGCCTACGAAATCGGCGAATCTCAGCGAGGTGGCGGATACGATCTCTACCTCACCGGCACCGGCGAAGTCGGGCTCATGGCCTTCCACCAGAATGAAATCCTGCCCGCTGAATCACTCCCCCGACGGTATGTCACCCTCTCCACCTGCTTCCGCCGCGAAGCCGGGTCTGCTGGCAAAGACACCGCTGGCCTTTATCGCATCCACCAGTTCGACAAAGTCGAGCAGGTCGTCCTCTGCGAAGCCGACCTCGACATCAGCCGGCAGTGGCACAAGAAAATGATCGGCTACGTCGAGACCTTCATGCAGCGACTTGAACTCCCCTACCGGCTGCTCCAGGTCTGCACCGGCGACATGGGCCCCGGCAAAGTCGATCAGATCGACGTCGAAACCTGGATGCCCAGCCGGGGACCCGAGGACAACCACGGCAAACCCCTGGGGGCCTACGGCGAAACCCACTCCGCCTCTCAACTCGGCGACTACCAGACCCGCCGCCTCAACCTCCGATACCGCGACCCCGCCGACCCCAAAGCCAAAGCCACCCGCTTCTGCTACTCCCTGAACAACACCGTTTGTGCCAGTCCACGCGTCCTGATCCCGATCCTCGAGCTCTACCAGAACGCCGACGGCTCCGTGACCGTCCCGGCCCCGCTCAGACCCTGGCTTGGCGGACGCGAGACCCTCACCGCTGACCAAGGCCTCAACCTGCCCGCATAA